From a region of the Arachis ipaensis cultivar K30076 chromosome B09, Araip1.1, whole genome shotgun sequence genome:
- the LOC107619140 gene encoding uncharacterized protein LOC107619140 isoform X3, protein MRSRLLSGSILYSIHGLGIRLGSANPKECFRSGGSNANNQWHGFFKLLKKGPQMPFQPFHPLKKDVSKLSRRKSKRVREDLILSSFDSEFANFKSSWKNFTLSELQAATDDFNHGRDKRPVKSLVVGRPILLALEDIDEGTKVEEILRQSTDVEEVDRRVQEYEQASRRYEAAGWIRKMVKVVAGCGESY, encoded by the exons ATGCGAAGTCGTCTTCTCAGCGGTTCCATCCTTTACTCAATTCACGGCTTG GGGATCCGGCTTGGAAGTGCAAATCCTAAGGAATGTTTCA GAAGTGGTGGTTCTAATGCTAACAACCAATGGCATGGTTTCTTCAAGCTTCTCAAGAAAGGCCCACAGATGCCATTTCAACCATTTCACCCTCTTAAGAAGGATGTTTCTAAGTTAAGTAGAAGGAAGAGTAAGAGGGTTAGAGAGGatctcattctttcttcttttgactCTGAGTTTGCCAACTTCAAATCTTCATGGAAGAATTTCACTCTCTCTGAACTCCAGGCTGCAACTGATGACTTTAACCATG GGAGGGACAAGCGTCCAGTTAAGTCTTTGGTTGTTGGAAGGCCAATTCTTCTAGCACTGGAAGATATTGATGAAG GAACTAAAGTTGAAGAAATTCTAAGGCAGTCAACAGATGTCGAAGAGGTTGATAGGAGAGTTCAAGAATATGAGCAAG CATCTAGAAGATATGAAGCAGCAGGGTGGATTAGAAAAATGGTTAAAGTTGTTGCAG GTTGTGGAGAGTCCTATTGA
- the LOC107615783 gene encoding uncharacterized protein LOC107615783: protein MADHESKFERLARQVERIAQIVDYDESERENPQIIPRGQNADDVLTRLRANHSGERYQVTRIMEEVLNRVGLNVGFMNRPHFVSVFPQVVQMDEVPRGVKNPKIITKFAGEVGESTTEHVARYLVEIGNLDNNENLKMKFFPSSLTKNAFTWFSNLRPNLITIWNQLEIAFHSQFYRGELNVAVTDLVALKREDGKTIDDYMIRFKNARSRCYVSLPESEMVKIVVMGLGFYMG from the exons ATGGCTGATCACGAATCAAAATTTGAACGCCTTGCCAGACAAGTCGAACGGATTGCTCAAATCGTTGATTATGATGAAAGTGAAAG AGAGAATCCTCAGATAATTCCTCGTGGCCAGAATGCAGATGATGTTCTAACCCGATTACGTGCTAATCATAGTGGTGAACGTTATCAAGTCACAAGAATTATGGAGGAGGTGCTCAATCGAGTTGGTTTGAACGTTGGTTTTATGAACCGACCCCATTTTGTGTCTGTTTTCCCTCAAGTTGTTCAAATGGATGAAGTACCAAGAGGGGTGAAGAATCCAAAAATAATCACAAAATTTGCAGGGGAAGTTGGAGAGTCAACTACTGAACATGTCGCTCGATATTTGGTCGAGATTGGGAATCTAGACAATAatgagaatttgaaaatgaagttttttccttcttcgTTAACGAAGAATGCGTTTACTTGGTTTTCAAATCTTAGACCAAATTTGATAACGATATGGAATCAGTTGGAAATTGCTTTTCATTCTCAATTTTATCGAGGAGAATTGAATGTGGCAGTTACTGACCTTGTTGCTTTGAAACGAGAAGATGGTAAAACCATTGATGACTATATGATACGTTTCAAAAATGCTAGAAGTAGATGCTATGTGTCATTACCTGAGAGTGAAATGGTGAAAATAGTAGTTATGGGGTTAGGATTCTATATGGGTTGA
- the LOC107619140 gene encoding uncharacterized protein LOC107619140 isoform X2 yields MAGVEERLGNLLALSTSLQISFSFSLSLSISLALSIVLLRSLNLSLVLTNSRVTFVVLCFESSSQRFHPLLNSRLGSGGSNANNQWHGFFKLLKKGPQMPFQPFHPLKKDVSKLSRRKSKRVREDLILSSFDSEFANFKSSWKNFTLSELQAATDDFNHGTKVEEILRQSTDVEEVDRRVQEYEQASRRYEAAGWIRKMVKVVAGCGESY; encoded by the exons ATGGCTGGGGTGGAAGAAAGATTGGGGAACCTGCTAGCGCTCTCAACATCACTCCAAATCTCGTTCTccttctcactctcactctcaatcTCACTGGCACTCTCGATCGTGCTCCTCCGCTCCTTGAATCTCTCTCTCGTTTTAACAAATTCTAGGGTTACATTTGTTGTTCTCTGTTTTGAG TCGTCTTCTCAGCGGTTCCATCCTTTACTCAATTCACGGCTTG GAAGTGGTGGTTCTAATGCTAACAACCAATGGCATGGTTTCTTCAAGCTTCTCAAGAAAGGCCCACAGATGCCATTTCAACCATTTCACCCTCTTAAGAAGGATGTTTCTAAGTTAAGTAGAAGGAAGAGTAAGAGGGTTAGAGAGGatctcattctttcttcttttgactCTGAGTTTGCCAACTTCAAATCTTCATGGAAGAATTTCACTCTCTCTGAACTCCAGGCTGCAACTGATGACTTTAACCATG GAACTAAAGTTGAAGAAATTCTAAGGCAGTCAACAGATGTCGAAGAGGTTGATAGGAGAGTTCAAGAATATGAGCAAG CATCTAGAAGATATGAAGCAGCAGGGTGGATTAGAAAAATGGTTAAAGTTGTTGCAG GTTGTGGAGAGTCCTATTGA
- the LOC107619140 gene encoding uncharacterized protein LOC107619140 isoform X1: MAGVEERLGNLLALSTSLQISFSFSLSLSISLALSIVLLRSLNLSLVLTNSRVTFVVLCFESSSQRFHPLLNSRLGSGGSNANNQWHGFFKLLKKGPQMPFQPFHPLKKDVSKLSRRKSKRVREDLILSSFDSEFANFKSSWKNFTLSELQAATDDFNHGRDKRPVKSLVVGRPILLALEDIDEGTKVEEILRQSTDVEEVDRRVQEYEQASRRYEAAGWIRKMVKVVAGCGESY, translated from the exons ATGGCTGGGGTGGAAGAAAGATTGGGGAACCTGCTAGCGCTCTCAACATCACTCCAAATCTCGTTCTccttctcactctcactctcaatcTCACTGGCACTCTCGATCGTGCTCCTCCGCTCCTTGAATCTCTCTCTCGTTTTAACAAATTCTAGGGTTACATTTGTTGTTCTCTGTTTTGAG TCGTCTTCTCAGCGGTTCCATCCTTTACTCAATTCACGGCTTG GAAGTGGTGGTTCTAATGCTAACAACCAATGGCATGGTTTCTTCAAGCTTCTCAAGAAAGGCCCACAGATGCCATTTCAACCATTTCACCCTCTTAAGAAGGATGTTTCTAAGTTAAGTAGAAGGAAGAGTAAGAGGGTTAGAGAGGatctcattctttcttcttttgactCTGAGTTTGCCAACTTCAAATCTTCATGGAAGAATTTCACTCTCTCTGAACTCCAGGCTGCAACTGATGACTTTAACCATG GGAGGGACAAGCGTCCAGTTAAGTCTTTGGTTGTTGGAAGGCCAATTCTTCTAGCACTGGAAGATATTGATGAAG GAACTAAAGTTGAAGAAATTCTAAGGCAGTCAACAGATGTCGAAGAGGTTGATAGGAGAGTTCAAGAATATGAGCAAG CATCTAGAAGATATGAAGCAGCAGGGTGGATTAGAAAAATGGTTAAAGTTGTTGCAG GTTGTGGAGAGTCCTATTGA
- the LOC107619140 gene encoding rho GTPase-activating protein 7-like isoform X4, which yields MRSRLLSGSILYSIHGLGIRLGSANPKECFRRDKRPVKSLVVGRPILLALEDIDEGTKVEEILRQSTDVEEVDRRVQEYEQASRRYEAAGWIRKMVKVVAGCGESY from the exons ATGCGAAGTCGTCTTCTCAGCGGTTCCATCCTTTACTCAATTCACGGCTTG GGGATCCGGCTTGGAAGTGCAAATCCTAAGGAATGTTTCA GGAGGGACAAGCGTCCAGTTAAGTCTTTGGTTGTTGGAAGGCCAATTCTTCTAGCACTGGAAGATATTGATGAAG GAACTAAAGTTGAAGAAATTCTAAGGCAGTCAACAGATGTCGAAGAGGTTGATAGGAGAGTTCAAGAATATGAGCAAG CATCTAGAAGATATGAAGCAGCAGGGTGGATTAGAAAAATGGTTAAAGTTGTTGCAG GTTGTGGAGAGTCCTATTGA